From the genome of Segatella hominis, one region includes:
- the carA gene encoding glutamine-hydrolyzing carbamoyl-phosphate synthase small subunit encodes MKNVTLVLSDGTKFHGKSFGYDAPVAGEVVFNTAMMGYPESLTDPSYAGQLMTLTFPLVGNYGVPPFTFEANGLPTFMESDKIYASAIIVNDYSEQYSHWNAVESLADWLKREKVPGITGIDTRELTKVLREHGVMMGKILFDDEPDNIPEANYEGVNFVDQVSCKEIIRYNEGAGKKVVLVDCGVKANIIRCLINRGVEVIRVPWNYDYTDMDFDGLFLANGPGDPDMCEDAVNIIRKQINQSRKPICGICMGNQLLSKAAGATIYKLKYGHRSHNQPVRMVGTNNCYITSQNHGYAVDAKTLGNDWEELFVNMNDGSNEGIRHKVNPWFSSQFHPEACSGPVDTEFMFDKFVETLK; translated from the coding sequence ATGAAAAATGTAACCTTAGTTTTGAGCGATGGAACCAAGTTCCATGGTAAATCTTTTGGATATGACGCTCCTGTAGCGGGCGAGGTTGTGTTCAACACAGCCATGATGGGATATCCAGAGAGTTTGACCGACCCTTCTTACGCCGGTCAGTTGATGACACTTACATTCCCTCTCGTGGGCAACTATGGTGTGCCTCCATTTACTTTCGAAGCAAATGGTTTGCCTACCTTTATGGAAAGTGACAAGATTTATGCTTCTGCCATCATCGTGAATGATTACAGTGAGCAGTACAGCCACTGGAATGCAGTGGAGAGTCTTGCTGACTGGTTGAAGCGTGAAAAGGTGCCAGGAATCACAGGCATCGATACCCGTGAGTTGACTAAGGTGCTCCGTGAGCATGGCGTGATGATGGGTAAGATTCTCTTTGATGATGAGCCTGACAACATACCTGAAGCTAACTACGAGGGTGTAAACTTTGTTGACCAGGTAAGCTGCAAGGAGATTATCCGCTACAATGAAGGTGCCGGTAAGAAGGTGGTTCTCGTTGACTGCGGTGTGAAGGCAAACATCATCCGTTGCCTCATCAACAGAGGCGTAGAGGTGATCCGTGTGCCATGGAATTACGATTACACCGATATGGACTTCGACGGATTGTTCCTGGCAAATGGTCCTGGCGACCCAGATATGTGCGAGGATGCTGTGAATATTATCCGCAAGCAGATCAACCAGAGCCGCAAGCCTATCTGCGGTATCTGTATGGGTAACCAGTTGCTTTCTAAGGCTGCCGGTGCTACCATCTACAAGTTGAAGTATGGTCACCGTTCACACAACCAGCCAGTGCGCATGGTAGGAACCAACAATTGCTACATCACCTCTCAGAACCACGGTTATGCCGTTGACGCCAAGACATTGGGCAACGATTGGGAGGAACTCTTTGTCAACATGAATGATGGCTCTAACGAGGGTATCCGCCACAAGGTGAACCCTTGGTTCTCAAGTCAGTTCCACCCAGAGGCTTGTTCAGGCCCTGTGGATACAGAGTTCATGTTTGATAAGTTTGTAGAAACACTCAAGTAA
- the carB gene encoding carbamoyl-phosphate synthase (glutamine-hydrolyzing) large subunit, whose amino-acid sequence MKDENIKKVLLLGSGALKIGEAGEFDYSGSQALKALREEGVETVLINPNIATVQTSEGVADQIYFLPVQPYFVERVIQKEKPDGILLSFGGQTALNCGVELYRQGILEKYNVKVLGTPVQAIMDTEDRELFVEKLDEINVKTIKSEACENIEQTRKAAAELGYPVIIRAAYALGGLGSGFADNEEELNKLAEKAFSFSPQVLVEKSLKGWKEIEYEVVRDRYDNCITVCNMENFDPLGIHTGESIVIAPSQTLSNSEYHKLRALAIKIIRHIGIVGECNVQYAFDPKSEDYRVIEVNARLSRSSALASKATGYPLAFVAAKLGMGYGLFELKNSVTKTTSAFFEPALDYVVCKIPRWDLSKFRGVDKELGSSMKSVGEVMAIGRNFEEAIQKGLRMIGQGMHGFVENKELEIDDIDAALREPTDKRVFVISKAMHKGYTVDQIHDLTKIDKWFLEKLKHIIDIDEEMKKCNINTIGQDLLRTAKVYGFTDFQVARAVGLEQELGNMHKAALLVRNKRKSYGILPVVKQIDTLAAEYPAQTNYLYVTYAGVKSDINFENDHRSIIVLGSGAYRIGSSVEFDWCGVQALNTIRKEGWRSVMINYNPETVSTDYDMCDRLYFDELTFERVMDIIEMEQPHGVIVSTGGQIPNNLAMHLDAQNVPILGTAAKDIDNAEDRAKFSQMLTNNGINQPEWSALTSMEDIDNFIERVGFPVLVRPSYVLSGAAMNVCSNEEELKRFLQLAANVSEDHPVVVSKFIEHAKEIEMDAVAKNGEVIAYAISEHIEFAGVHSGDATIQFPPQKLYVETVRRVKRVGRQIAKELHINGPFNIQFMARDNDILVIECNLRASRSFPFVSKVLKINLIELATRVMLGLPVEKPHKNLFDLDYVGIKASQFSFNRLQKADPVLGVDMSSTGEVGCLGDDTSTALLKSMLSVGHRIPAKNILLSTGSAKQKVDLLDAAQMLVKHGYKLFATGGSSKFLTENGIENTRVLWPSEEAEGGAPKALEMLHNHEIDMVVNIPKNLTSSELSNGYKIRRAAIDLNVPLITNSRLASAFIYAFCTTKLEDIDIKAWGEYK is encoded by the coding sequence ATGAAAGACGAAAATATAAAGAAGGTGCTCCTCTTAGGTTCTGGAGCCTTGAAGATCGGTGAAGCAGGTGAGTTCGACTACTCAGGTTCGCAGGCCCTGAAGGCATTGCGCGAGGAAGGTGTCGAGACTGTGCTCATCAACCCGAATATCGCAACCGTACAGACATCAGAAGGTGTTGCCGACCAGATTTACTTCCTGCCAGTGCAGCCATACTTCGTAGAGCGTGTTATCCAGAAGGAGAAGCCAGACGGAATCCTCCTCAGTTTCGGTGGTCAGACTGCCCTCAACTGTGGTGTGGAACTCTATCGCCAGGGCATCCTGGAGAAATATAATGTCAAGGTATTGGGTACTCCAGTACAGGCTATCATGGATACAGAGGACCGTGAGCTCTTCGTAGAGAAGTTGGATGAAATCAACGTGAAGACCATCAAGAGTGAGGCTTGCGAGAACATCGAGCAGACCCGCAAGGCTGCTGCTGAGCTCGGCTATCCTGTCATCATCCGTGCTGCTTACGCATTGGGTGGACTCGGTTCTGGTTTCGCAGACAACGAGGAGGAGTTGAACAAACTCGCAGAGAAGGCCTTCTCTTTCTCTCCACAGGTATTGGTAGAGAAGAGTTTGAAGGGTTGGAAAGAGATTGAGTATGAGGTAGTTCGTGACCGTTACGACAACTGTATCACAGTTTGTAACATGGAGAACTTCGACCCATTAGGTATCCATACCGGTGAGAGTATCGTCATCGCTCCATCTCAGACCCTGAGCAATTCTGAGTATCATAAGCTCCGTGCCCTTGCCATCAAGATCATCCGCCACATCGGAATCGTGGGTGAGTGTAACGTGCAGTATGCCTTCGACCCTAAGAGCGAGGACTATCGCGTGATTGAGGTGAATGCCCGCTTGAGCCGTTCATCTGCCTTGGCTTCTAAGGCTACCGGTTATCCTCTGGCCTTCGTTGCAGCCAAGCTCGGTATGGGCTACGGCCTGTTCGAGTTGAAGAACTCTGTAACCAAGACCACATCAGCCTTCTTCGAGCCAGCATTGGACTACGTGGTTTGTAAGATTCCTCGTTGGGACTTGTCTAAGTTCCGTGGCGTAGATAAGGAGTTGGGTTCATCTATGAAGTCAGTAGGTGAGGTGATGGCTATCGGCCGCAACTTCGAGGAGGCTATTCAGAAGGGTCTTCGTATGATTGGTCAGGGTATGCATGGTTTCGTAGAGAACAAGGAGCTTGAAATCGATGATATCGATGCAGCTTTGCGCGAGCCAACAGATAAGCGTGTGTTCGTGATTTCAAAGGCAATGCACAAGGGCTATACCGTAGATCAGATTCACGACTTGACCAAGATTGACAAGTGGTTCCTGGAGAAACTGAAGCACATCATCGACATCGACGAAGAGATGAAGAAGTGCAACATCAATACCATCGGTCAGGATCTGCTCCGCACCGCTAAGGTTTACGGTTTCACCGACTTCCAGGTTGCTCGTGCCGTGGGCTTGGAGCAGGAGTTGGGCAACATGCACAAGGCAGCCCTCCTGGTTCGCAACAAGCGCAAGAGCTATGGCATTCTGCCTGTAGTAAAGCAGATTGATACCCTGGCAGCAGAGTATCCTGCTCAGACCAACTACCTCTATGTAACCTACGCAGGTGTGAAGAGCGACATCAACTTCGAGAACGATCACCGTTCTATCATCGTACTCGGTTCAGGTGCTTATCGCATCGGTTCTTCCGTAGAGTTCGACTGGTGTGGCGTTCAGGCTTTGAATACAATCCGCAAGGAGGGCTGGCGCTCAGTGATGATCAACTACAACCCAGAGACAGTTTCTACCGACTACGATATGTGCGACCGTCTCTACTTCGACGAGTTGACCTTCGAGCGCGTGATGGATATCATCGAGATGGAGCAGCCTCATGGCGTCATCGTATCTACCGGTGGTCAGATTCCAAACAACCTGGCTATGCATCTGGATGCACAGAACGTGCCAATCTTAGGTACTGCTGCCAAGGACATCGATAACGCTGAGGACCGTGCCAAGTTCTCTCAGATGTTGACCAACAACGGTATCAACCAGCCAGAGTGGAGTGCCCTGACCTCTATGGAGGACATCGACAACTTCATCGAGCGTGTAGGCTTCCCTGTATTGGTTCGTCCAAGTTACGTTCTTTCTGGTGCTGCGATGAACGTATGTTCTAACGAGGAAGAGCTGAAGCGATTCCTGCAGTTGGCTGCCAACGTGAGCGAGGACCATCCTGTGGTAGTTAGTAAGTTTATCGAACATGCCAAGGAGATTGAGATGGATGCTGTGGCAAAGAATGGTGAGGTGATTGCCTATGCGATTTCCGAGCACATCGAGTTTGCCGGTGTTCACTCAGGCGATGCTACCATCCAGTTCCCTCCTCAGAAGTTGTACGTTGAGACAGTTCGTCGTGTGAAGCGAGTAGGTCGTCAGATTGCCAAGGAGTTGCACATCAACGGTCCGTTCAACATTCAGTTCATGGCTCGTGACAATGATATTCTCGTTATCGAGTGTAACTTGCGTGCCAGCCGTTCGTTCCCATTCGTAAGCAAGGTATTGAAGATCAACCTCATCGAGTTGGCTACCCGTGTAATGCTCGGTTTGCCAGTAGAGAAGCCACACAAGAACCTCTTCGATCTCGACTATGTAGGTATCAAGGCATCTCAGTTCAGCTTCAACCGTTTGCAGAAAGCAGACCCAGTATTGGGCGTGGATATGAGCAGTACGGGTGAGGTAGGTTGCTTGGGCGACGATACATCTACCGCACTTCTGAAGAGTATGCTTTCTGTGGGTCATCGCATTCCAGCCAAGAACATCCTGCTTTCTACAGGTTCTGCCAAGCAGAAGGTAGATTTGCTCGATGCAGCCCAGATGCTGGTTAAGCATGGCTACAAGTTGTTTGCAACTGGTGGTAGTAGCAAGTTCCTTACCGAGAACGGCATTGAGAACACCCGTGTACTCTGGCCATCAGAGGAGGCAGAAGGCGGTGCACCAAAGGCTTTGGAGATGCTCCACAACCACGAGATTGATATGGTAGTGAATATTCCAAAGAACTTGACCAGCAGCGAGCTTTCAAATGGTTACAAGATTCGTCGTGCAGCCATCGACCTGAACGTGCCATTGATTACCAACAGCCGTCTGGCGAGTGCATTCATCTATGCATTCTGCACCACCAAGCTCGAGGATATCGATATCAAGGCTTGGGGCGAGTATAAATAA
- a CDS encoding DUF1016 N-terminal domain-containing protein, with translation MDELTNTRLYTDVCSIIEQGRKEAYASVNHKMIETYWNIGRRIVEEEQNGEARAEYGAQIIAQLSEQLTHQYGKGFSKRNLAYFRQFYLTINDIRILQSRLQNLTCTHITKVLRVEDSIAIRWYLEMASKEMWDKQIITKLPPL, from the coding sequence ATGGATGAATTGACAAATACAAGACTATATACCGATGTCTGTTCCATCATAGAGCAAGGCAGGAAGGAAGCTTATGCCTCCGTCAATCATAAGATGATAGAGACCTATTGGAACATAGGGCGACGCATCGTGGAAGAAGAACAGAATGGTGAGGCACGTGCAGAGTATGGGGCTCAGATCATTGCGCAATTATCTGAGCAATTGACACATCAATATGGTAAAGGATTTAGCAAAAGAAATTTGGCTTATTTTCGCCAATTCTACTTGACAATCAATGATATACGAATTTTGCAATCGCGATTGCAAAATCTTACTTGTACACATATAACAAAAGTTCTTCGTGTGGAAGACTCTATTGCCATTCGTTGGTATCTCGAAATGGCTTCAAAGGAAATGTGGGACAAACAAATAATAACAAAACTTCCACCATTATGA
- a CDS encoding DUF2442 domain-containing protein: MIPRIKKMSVLDDYILFVEFDDGYKVLYDVKDDIKTLPSFRALVDVYGLFKQAQLDTSRTCVYWNDKIDLASDSIYE, translated from the coding sequence ATGATACCAAGAATTAAGAAAATGTCAGTTCTCGATGACTATATCCTTTTCGTTGAATTCGATGATGGATATAAAGTGTTGTACGATGTGAAGGATGACATCAAGACGCTTCCTTCGTTTCGTGCATTAGTGGATGTATATGGCCTTTTTAAACAAGCTCAGTTGGACACCAGCCGAACTTGTGTATATTGGAACGACAAGATAGATCTAGCCAGCGACAGTATTTATGAGTGA